TGCGTAGGATTGAAAACTACAATTTTCTGAAGCTTCGGGCATTTAGACTTTAGATTATTAAAATCCAGCCCTCTTCTCTCCTGTGCGATAAGAACCTTGGTATCGCTATGATTAATGAAATTAATAATTTCTTCCTCAGTAAGCATAAAATCTAAAGGAACACATACACCGCGTAAAACAAATACCCCGAGAAAGCTATAGATATACTCCGGGATATTTGGAAGAAAAATTGCTATCTTTTCGCCCTTTAAAACACCAAGCGAAGATAAGCCCTTTGCAACCTGCAAAGAAAAATCATTTAGCTGCTTATAAGTGATAACCACACCTTCGGATGAAACTTCCTGAGTATGGGATTTAAAGATAATTGCCGGTTTGTTCGGAAATAACTTTACATCTTTTTCAAGAGCTTGTGCAAAATTCATAATCCCTCCCGATACCTAAAAACCGTACCAATAATTAATTAAAGGTTTCTCACCTTGAGCTTTATCTTGAATTACATTTTTAATCCGGGTGTATTCTAAAAAGCCTTCTTTTCCTAATTCTTTCCCAAAGCCACTCTGCTTAAACCCGCCATAAGGAACTTCATTAAAAAACATCCCGTAAGTATTAACCCAGATTGTTCCTGCATTTATTTTACCGGCTAATTCGCTTGCTTTTATTTCATCTTTTGCCCAGATACAACCTGCAAGTGCAAAATTAGAAGCGTTAGCAAGCTCTACCGCCTCGGAAATGCTTGAGAATTTGCTTATGCAGGCAACCGGCCCAAAAACTTCTTCCTTAAAGATTTGCATCTGAGGCGAAACTTCAGTAATTACAGTAGGTTCAAAGAAAAATCCTGCTTTCAAAGCTTCATCCTGCGGGATTTTGCCGCCACAAAGCACCTTTGCGCCTTCTTGCTTTGCTTTCTCCACAAAACCAATTACTTTATTTCTCTGTGACTCAGAAATTAAAGGCCCCATTTGAGTTTCAAAATCACTGCCAACCTCAAGCTTTATTCGTTTCGCTTTTTCAACAAAATCATTTATGAATTTATCGTATATGCTATCCTGAACAAAAATTCGCGACATCGCAGTACACATCTGGCCTTGATTTAAAAATATAGAACACAACGACCCATTAACCGCTAATTCAATATCGGCGTCGGACAAAACTATGCTTGCTGACTTTCCGCCTAATTCCATTATTGCTTTTTTTACATTTACCGAAGAATATTCTGCAATCTGCCTGCCAACCTCATTACTTCCGGTAAAAGAAATCATATCAACACGCTTATCAGAACAAAGTAGTTTTCCTAATTTCTCTCCGCTCCCATTTATAATGTTTACAACTCCTTTGGGAAAGCTAGCTGCATGAATAATTTTAGCTAAATATAGCGCTGTTAATGGAGTCAGGCTTGAAGGCTTTAGGATAACGGTGTTTCCCGCGGCAAGTGCCTGGGCTAATTTCCATGAAGCAATTAATAAAGGATAATTCCACGGTACAATAAGGACTACTACACCAACAGGTTCCCGGGTAAGCCGGCTGTCGGATTTTGAAATCTGAGTATTAATTGAAATTTTTTCCTCACTGAGGAATTTTCCAAAATTATTAGCAAAATAATTAAAAGTTTCTGCTGCTGACGGGATATCCATAAAAGTAGATTCTTTTATTGGCTTTCCATTATTTAGAGTTTCAAGTTGAGCAAATTCTGCAGCATTATCAAGAATGCCTTGTGAAATCTTTAAAATATAGTTTTTGCGTTCTTCCAAAGAAATCTTCGGCCAAGTCCCTTTATCAAAAGCCTCTCTTGCGCCTGCTAAAGCCAATTCAACATCCTGTTCAGAAGCAACCGGAACTTCAGCAATGATTTCTTGTGAAGCAGGATTAATTATTTTTTGCTTTGCCTGCGAATCTTTAAACTCACCGTTAATATAAAGAAGGTATTTTTCTTGCATAATTATTTAAACCTAACCATAGTAAATAATTTAAACAACCTGCTAAAAGGAACATACCATTTGGAAAGTTGCCCCAATTGCCCGGATAATTTCATTTTGCCCTGAGTTACTGCGACGAATGAATCGAGTTTGCCTAAAAAAACCTGCTCCCAAATATCTTTTGGAGCGCTGATAATAAAAGGGGCATCGGCATCGCTATCTAATCTGATAATCCTGCCTTTTTCAAAATTAAATTTATAAACAGCATCTGTTCCATCAAGCTTTATAGCAAGCTTTACAGTTAAATCAAGCTCCTTGCCTTTTGTTGCAATGAATTCATCCTTATTAACCAAATCTACAATTGCCTGGATATGTTCTCTGGAAAACATTGGATACGCAGTTTCATGTTTAGTTAAATTATCCTTTAAAGCATTATCCAAATCATCAAGCACATCTTTTTTAAATAACCTTGCTACAGCGGCAACCCTGATTGCTTCTTCTAAAGCCTCAGTCAAGCTAAGCGCATCTTCAAATTTTTCCCCAATAGCAATTGAGCCGTGATTCTTAAGCACGACGAGATTATTTGTCTTTAAGGCTTCAATTACCGGCTGAGGATTTGTTACAGTGGGAGTCTCCTGTGGAATTACCGGGACATCTCCTAAATAAAATTTGGTTTCAAAAGTTAAGGCTTTAAGCGATGAACAGACCGCAAAATAACCATTAATTATAGGTGGATGCGCATGGATTACAACTTTTGCAGAAGAATTTTTATAAACTAAGCTGTGTAAAGGAAGTTCTGAACTAGGCTTAATACCCCCCTCAACTGTTCCGGAATTTAGATCAACCTTAACTATATCAGCATCTTTCAACTGGCCTAAAGAAGTCCCAGTTGCAGTAATTAAAATTGATTCGTTATCAATGCGGCAGCTTAAGTTTCCCGATTTTGCTACAGTCAAACCGACTTCATAAAGCCTCTTTCCAACCTTGATTATCTGCTCCTTTAAAACCTTTTCATTATCAGACATTTTATACCTCTAAATAAATGTGCTCTGCGATTAATTCATTTGGCGTTATATCAAAAGCCGGATAATATGCCTTTGCGTTTTTTGGAGCAAGGCAAAGCCCCTGAAATTCCAATAATTCTTTATCAGGCCTTATTTCAATCTTAATGTCATTTCCTGTTTTTGCGTGGGATGGCGGCGGGCACAACACATAAAAAGGAATATTAAAGTGTTTGGCAAGTAAAGCAATTTGAAAGGTCCCGATTTTATTAGCGATGTCACCGTTTTGGGCTAAATTATCCGCGCCGACTAATACTTTACTGATTTTTCCCTCAAACATTACCTGCGCAACCATATTATCTGTAATGATTGTTACAGGAAATTTTGCTTTCTGCAGCTCCCATGCTGTTAAACGCGAACCCTGAAGATACGGCCTGGTTTCAGTAACAAAAAAACTTACTTTTTTATTTTCCGCCCTGCAATATTCTCCGATTAGAGGAAGCAGCCCGCTGACATTGCAATGCGTAAGGATTACATCACCGTCATTTAGCAGTTTGCTTGCTTTCTCCGCCTGAAGTATGCGTTTATTTTTCAGGCCTTCTAAAAAACCTAAGATGCATTTCTCTAACGGCATGTTTTTTTCAGCCCAACCTAACACCATGTCAGTTAAGAATTTAAATGACAGTGTCGGACGGGTAGCATTAATCGCCTCTGCAATTTTCTTTAAATCTGGCATTAAATCTTTCTTACCCTTACTCTTGTTGATCTCAAGCAAAAAGATGTAAAAAACCAGGATTACCTGCCCAACAGCACGCGTTTTCATCTCTTTTATTGCCCTACATGCCTGCTTGTAAGTTGTTGCCTTGATATATTTAACTTTATGAGGCAGCAAAGTTTCATCAAGAATATAAATTGCATTGTCTTTGAAACGGATCGGCCAGAAAAGTTCTGAGAATTCCATAATTAATTATTCACCTTTCGGTTGGGTTGCTTGTAGCTTCTCTTTTTCATTCTTACGGATATCCTGATAATATTTTATCTGCTCGGGGAACCTTAAATCGTCCTTGTTTAAATATCTGAAAAAGCAGATTAGAATGATATTAGACATATCCTCATTTTCATAAATCCCTAAGCCGTTAAAATATTTCTTTAATGGAGAATTATCAGGTTCAATCCATTTTCTGATCATCCATTGGCCAATTCCAAGGTGGAATTTAGCGAGAATTTGGTCATCTGCGGTCTTCCTGATATCAGACATTTCTTCATCAGAAAGATTTTTCTTTAAAGCATCAAAACATTCATCGATACTTCTTGGGATTTTTGACTGCTTTTTTACAGATGCAACTGACTCTTCTTGGCCGTTTTTCCCTTCCGCTGCAAAGCTTAAACTATAAATTGCTAAAGCAACGACGAAGATAGAAAATTTTCTCAGCATACCTCTCCTCCGATTATTTTCCTTCTAATTTCTTAACTGTTTCAAGAGCAATTGTAATCAAGTTCGACTCTGCCATGTAATACATCGGATTCATAAATCCCATTTCACCGGTAATAACATTATCGCTTACTGCCAAAATTGACCCGGCCTTTACTTTGTAAGTCTGGGCGATAGTTAAAAGCGTTGAAGAAACCATATCTACTGCCATAGCTCCTTCTTTACGTTTTGCTTCAACTATTTCTCTTGTTTCGCGTAAAAGCGCATCAGTTGTCCATGCTGTGCCGCGGTGTACATTTAATCCCATGCCTTTTGCGATTTCAAACATGGTATCGGAAATCTTCTTATCCGCAACTGTCTTAAAATCTTTATCAACATAATAAGGCGTTACCCCGTCGCCGCGGATAACTTTATCAACAATAAATAAATCTCCAACCTTAATATTCTCATCAAGCGCACCGCAAGTTCCAATACGGATAATATTCTGAATTCCGGCATTACACATAACTTCTGAAGTAATTGATGTATCAGTTGAGAACCTTCCTCCGTTAATTCCGGTGATTTTAATCCCTTGATACATGCCGGTATACATTGTGTATTCCATAAAAGAGAAATTCTTTACCGGATTCTCAATTTTCTTCATTAAGACTTCTAACCTATCCTTTGGCCCGGGAACAATTGCATATTTCCCCACATCCTGTGGACGAAGCTGCACCATTTGTGTTAAATCCTTGCCTGTCATGTGAATCTCTTTTTGCATTTGCATTTCTTTCTCCCTTTTTGATTGTTAATAAATCTATATTTTGTTTAAATATAATTACTTTTTAGCTTCGTATGGTTCAAAATGTAAATATTCTGATTCTAAAGGTGCTAACTTCGGTTCACCTACTCCAAATATTTCATATAAACCTTGGGAGTTCTCTGGAGGCACTGTCGGATTCTTACACCAACCAACAGTAAATTTTAATATTTTAACTTGATTATTTCCACCTTTAATCCATTCTCTAACCACAAAGGTAAAAGTTGCAAAATCTTTGTTTAATGGATCTGTTTTAAAATTATGTTCTATATTCTCAATTGTCCCCACTGCTATCCAATCAGAAACTTGCAGGCATTTTTCTTCAGAATATTTACCAGAAACATTCCCTCCGTAAATAGGAAGGTTTTTCTCACAAACCACCCCTTTATATTCGCAATCTTTGGTGGCAAAAGCATAAACTGGCAATAAGAATAGAACTACGAGTAGGTATTTTTTCATTTATTATTATCTAAACATTCCTTCTAAATTTCCACCCAAGATATCAGCTTTGTCTTCCTCGCTAATATCTAAATTCTTTACCGCAGCAATACCTGCGGAGAAATCTTTTTTTGCCGGCCAGTCGCTGCCCCACAATAAATG
This region of Candidatus Omnitrophota bacterium genomic DNA includes:
- a CDS encoding S-methyl-5-thioribose-1-phosphate isomerase, which produces MEFSELFWPIRFKDNAIYILDETLLPHKVKYIKATTYKQACRAIKEMKTRAVGQVILVFYIFLLEINKSKGKKDLMPDLKKIAEAINATRPTLSFKFLTDMVLGWAEKNMPLEKCILGFLEGLKNKRILQAEKASKLLNDGDVILTHCNVSGLLPLIGEYCRAENKKVSFFVTETRPYLQGSRLTAWELQKAKFPVTIITDNMVAQVMFEGKISKVLVGADNLAQNGDIANKIGTFQIALLAKHFNIPFYVLCPPPSHAKTGNDIKIEIRPDKELLEFQGLCLAPKNAKAYYPAFDITPNELIAEHIYLEV
- a CDS encoding class II aldolase/adducin family protein — encoded protein: MSDNEKVLKEQIIKVGKRLYEVGLTVAKSGNLSCRIDNESILITATGTSLGQLKDADIVKVDLNSGTVEGGIKPSSELPLHSLVYKNSSAKVVIHAHPPIINGYFAVCSSLKALTFETKFYLGDVPVIPQETPTVTNPQPVIEALKTNNLVVLKNHGSIAIGEKFEDALSLTEALEEAIRVAAVARLFKKDVLDDLDNALKDNLTKHETAYPMFSREHIQAIVDLVNKDEFIATKGKELDLTVKLAIKLDGTDAVYKFNFEKGRIIRLDSDADAPFIISAPKDIWEQVFLGKLDSFVAVTQGKMKLSGQLGQLSKWYVPFSRLFKLFTMVRFK
- a CDS encoding aldehyde dehydrogenase family protein, with protein sequence MQEKYLLYINGEFKDSQAKQKIINPASQEIIAEVPVASEQDVELALAGAREAFDKGTWPKISLEERKNYILKISQGILDNAAEFAQLETLNNGKPIKESTFMDIPSAAETFNYFANNFGKFLSEEKISINTQISKSDSRLTREPVGVVVLIVPWNYPLLIASWKLAQALAAGNTVILKPSSLTPLTALYLAKIIHAASFPKGVVNIINGSGEKLGKLLCSDKRVDMISFTGSNEVGRQIAEYSSVNVKKAIMELGGKSASIVLSDADIELAVNGSLCSIFLNQGQMCTAMSRIFVQDSIYDKFINDFVEKAKRIKLEVGSDFETQMGPLISESQRNKVIGFVEKAKQEGAKVLCGGKIPQDEALKAGFFFEPTVITEVSPQMQIFKEEVFGPVACISKFSSISEAVELANASNFALAGCIWAKDEIKASELAGKINAGTIWVNTYGMFFNEVPYGGFKQSGFGKELGKEGFLEYTRIKNVIQDKAQGEKPLINYWYGF